From a single Francisella halioticida genomic region:
- the tmk gene encoding dTMP kinase encodes MQSKFIVIEGLDGAGKSTAIGFIKKYLQGKNLPAVYTREPGGTKIAEDIRRLALKNYTDESVHSDTELLLMYASRLQHVHSLINPSLQKGLNVVSDRFYWSSMAYQGGGRGIDSKKIRALNNGFLKNCEPDLIIYLDIDPIIGLLRANKVGSPDRIEQAGLKFFNRTREVFKDLVKESNRAVEIDASQSIASIEKQMYKILDNYFSF; translated from the coding sequence ATGCAAAGTAAATTTATTGTAATAGAGGGACTTGATGGGGCTGGCAAAAGTACAGCTATTGGTTTTATTAAGAAGTATTTACAGGGAAAAAATTTACCGGCAGTTTATACTCGCGAACCTGGTGGAACAAAAATAGCTGAAGATATTAGAAGATTAGCATTAAAAAATTATACAGATGAATCTGTGCATTCTGATACTGAATTGCTTTTAATGTATGCAAGTAGATTGCAGCATGTGCATAGTTTGATAAATCCATCTTTACAAAAAGGATTAAATGTAGTCTCAGATAGATTTTATTGGTCAAGTATGGCCTATCAAGGTGGTGGTAGGGGTATTGATTCAAAAAAAATAAGAGCTTTAAATAATGGTTTTCTTAAAAATTGCGAGCCTGATTTAATTATATACCTTGATATTGATCCTATAATTGGTTTACTGAGAGCTAACAAGGTAGGTAGTCCAGATAGGATAGAACAGGCCGGTCTTAAGTTTTTTAATAGAACTCGAGAAGTTTTTAAAGATCTTGTTAAAGAATCAAATAGGGCAGTAGAAATTGATGCCTCTCAGTCTATAGCTAGTATTGAAAAGCAAATGTATAAAATATTAGATAATTATTTTAGTTTTTAA
- a CDS encoding NupC/NupG family nucleoside CNT transporter, translating into MITKLIFFVLGVVVVFILSFLWSSDRKKIRYNYLGIILIVQILLAYFLLRSSIGEDIVGVIVRGFDVLLQCANDGTRFIFGSLTDMDGGHLFFFTVGMPIVLMSALIGILQYFKILPVIIKVVGFILSKITGMGRLESFNAVSSLSVGQSENFIAYKKIIGHLPSNVLYTMAATAMSTVSLAISGAYMQMLSVKNGFDPKFVIVAMVMNMFGTFFVLTVINPYDKSEDISFDSLHEAYDERSEKQSFFEMLTEYILDGFKVAVIVCAMLIGFIALISLLNTLFISIFSISFTGILGYVFYPFAWVLHIPNNQIHLAGQIMGTKIVTNEFAAIDFMVKHSAELTSHTKAVVSVFLISFANFASIGIIIGAIQALSKEASVKVAKFSLKILYGAVLVSLLSAVIVGFVV; encoded by the coding sequence ATGATTACTAAATTGATATTTTTTGTTTTAGGTGTTGTTGTTGTTTTTATCTTATCGTTTTTGTGGAGTAGTGATAGAAAAAAAATACGCTATAATTATTTGGGCATAATACTCATTGTACAAATATTGTTAGCTTATTTTCTACTAAGATCTTCTATTGGTGAAGATATTGTAGGTGTTATCGTTAGAGGTTTTGATGTATTGCTTCAGTGTGCTAATGATGGAACTAGATTTATTTTTGGTTCCCTTACTGATATGGATGGTGGACATTTATTTTTCTTTACTGTAGGTATGCCTATAGTTCTTATGTCAGCATTAATTGGTATTTTACAGTATTTCAAAATATTACCTGTTATTATCAAGGTTGTTGGTTTTATTTTGTCTAAGATTACAGGGATGGGAAGATTGGAATCATTTAATGCTGTAAGCTCTCTATCTGTTGGTCAGTCAGAGAACTTTATTGCATATAAGAAGATTATAGGTCATTTGCCATCAAATGTTTTGTACACGATGGCAGCTACAGCCATGTCTACGGTATCATTGGCTATTTCAGGAGCTTATATGCAAATGCTTAGTGTGAAGAATGGTTTTGATCCTAAGTTTGTTATAGTCGCTATGGTGATGAATATGTTTGGTACATTTTTTGTGCTTACTGTTATTAATCCATATGATAAATCAGAAGATATAAGCTTTGATAGTTTACATGAAGCATATGATGAGAGATCAGAAAAACAAAGTTTCTTTGAAATGTTGACAGAGTATATTTTAGATGGTTTCAAGGTGGCCGTAATTGTGTGTGCAATGCTAATAGGTTTTATAGCATTGATCAGTTTATTAAATACGTTATTTATTTCTATATTTAGTATATCGTTTACAGGAATTTTAGGTTATGTTTTTTATCCATTTGCATGGGTTTTGCACATTCCTAATAATCAGATTCATTTGGCAGGTCAAATAATGGGTACCAAGATAGTTACTAATGAGTTTGCAGCTATAGACTTTATGGTTAAGCATTCTGCTGAGTTAACATCACACACAAAAGCTGTAGTATCTGTTTTTCTTATATCTTTTGCAAATTTTGCATCGATAGGTATTATTATTGGAGCTATTCAGGCTCTTAGCAAAGAGGCATCTGTAAAAGTGGCAAAATTTAGTTTGAAGATTTTATATGGAGCTGTGTTAGTTAGCTTGTTATCTGCTGTGATAGTAGGGTTTGTTGTTTAA
- the deoC gene encoding deoxyribose-phosphate aldolase has protein sequence MVNQYLRKMMISKQKIVSLMDLTLLGGDDTDEDILKLCSKAKNSLGDVAALCVYKEFIPAVKKELGENFKVATVVNFPSGGASIKDVLSETKQALILGADEIDLVIDYKEYIEKESSERSKHMVSQVKDLCSNKVLKVIIESGELQSRDLIERVSSDVIVAGADFIKTSTGRTKIGATLEAAETMLKIIKELDEKVGFKASGGIKNYAQAVTYVELADEILGKEYVNPTTFRLGVSSLLDNLLNNLRLEKNDY, from the coding sequence TTGGTAAATCAATATTTGAGAAAAATGATGATTAGTAAACAAAAAATAGTATCACTCATGGATTTAACACTATTAGGTGGTGATGATACAGACGAAGATATTCTTAAACTGTGCTCTAAAGCTAAAAACTCCCTAGGTGATGTTGCTGCTTTATGCGTTTATAAAGAGTTTATTCCAGCTGTTAAAAAAGAGCTTGGGGAAAATTTTAAAGTTGCCACTGTAGTTAATTTTCCTAGTGGGGGTGCTAGTATTAAAGATGTCCTTAGTGAGACAAAACAAGCTTTGATATTAGGCGCTGATGAAATTGATTTGGTTATAGATTATAAAGAGTATATTGAGAAAGAAAGCTCTGAAAGATCAAAGCATATGGTCTCTCAGGTTAAAGATCTCTGTAGTAATAAAGTACTTAAAGTAATAATAGAGTCTGGTGAGCTTCAATCAAGAGATTTGATTGAAAGAGTATCTTCTGATGTCATAGTTGCTGGCGCAGATTTTATAAAAACATCAACAGGAAGGACTAAGATCGGGGCAACTCTTGAAGCTGCTGAAACAATGTTAAAGATTATTAAAGAATTAGATGAAAAAGTAGGGTTTAAAGCTTCTGGTGGAATAAAGAACTACGCACAAGCAGTTACATATGTTGAATTAGCTGATGAGATACTCGGCAAAGAGTATGTGAATCCCACAACTTTTAGGTTGGGCGTAAGTAGTCTTTTAGATAACTTATTAAATAATTTAAGGTTAGAAAAAAATGATTACTAA
- a CDS encoding phosphopentomutase, which yields MLKNKKVVILMFDSFGIGQAPDAAQFGDQGSDTLGHIVEYFSKNGMNLKLPNLSKRGLKKVAEHNRNALLAQDISISDSIVNSKYGYCAEISKGKDTPSGHWELAGVPVMFDWYYFTTKENQSCFDQEFIERWVDKAGLKDGFIDAGYASGTEVLKEHGCESCVTKKPIVYTSADSVFQIAAHEDYFGLDKLLNICKIAREILDDMGMKVGRVIARPFIGESADEYVRTGNRKDFSILPPGPTLLDKLKQAGGKVVSIGKIADIYANQGISKQLKATGLEELFDKTVSEYSLAKGNTLIFTNFVDLDSSYGHRRNPKGYGKALEYLDTRVSDLDNLLDDDTIVILAADHGCDPTAPGSDHTRECIPFLLWGKKIESEFIGQRNTFADIGQSIADFMGVEPLSFGKSIFEKNDD from the coding sequence ATGTTAAAAAATAAAAAAGTAGTTATTTTAATGTTTGACTCATTTGGTATTGGTCAGGCCCCTGATGCGGCACAGTTTGGTGATCAAGGTTCAGACACATTAGGCCATATAGTTGAATATTTTAGTAAAAATGGCATGAATCTTAAATTGCCAAACCTCTCTAAAAGAGGTCTTAAGAAAGTTGCTGAGCATAATAGGAATGCTTTGTTAGCTCAAGATATCTCAATATCTGATAGCATTGTAAATTCAAAATATGGTTATTGTGCTGAAATAAGTAAAGGTAAAGATACTCCTAGTGGACATTGGGAACTTGCAGGTGTACCTGTAATGTTTGACTGGTATTATTTCACTACAAAAGAAAATCAAAGTTGCTTTGATCAAGAATTTATAGAGAGGTGGGTTGATAAAGCAGGTCTTAAGGATGGTTTTATAGATGCTGGGTATGCATCTGGGACTGAAGTTCTCAAAGAGCATGGTTGTGAAAGTTGCGTAACTAAAAAACCTATAGTATACACATCAGCAGATAGTGTTTTTCAAATTGCTGCTCATGAAGATTATTTTGGTTTAGATAAGCTTTTAAATATTTGTAAGATTGCCCGAGAGATTCTTGATGATATGGGAATGAAAGTAGGTAGAGTTATTGCGCGCCCATTTATTGGAGAATCTGCAGATGAGTATGTTCGTACGGGCAACCGTAAAGACTTTTCAATTTTACCTCCAGGACCTACTCTACTAGATAAGCTGAAACAAGCCGGTGGAAAAGTTGTCTCAATTGGCAAGATTGCGGATATTTATGCAAATCAAGGTATTAGTAAACAACTTAAAGCAACAGGTTTAGAAGAGCTTTTTGATAAAACTGTGTCAGAATATTCTTTAGCAAAGGGAAATACACTTATATTTACTAACTTTGTTGATTTGGATTCAAGCTATGGACATCGTAGAAATCCTAAAGGTTATGGCAAAGCTTTAGAATATCTAGATACAAGAGTTTCCGACTTAGATAACTTATTAGATGATGATACTATCGTTATATTAGCAGCAGATCATGGTTGTGATCCAACAGCTCCAGGTTCTGATCACACCAGAGAATGTATACCATTCTTACTTTGGGGTAAGAAAATAGAATCTGAATTCATTGGACAAAGAAATACTTTTGCTGATATTGGTCAGAGTATTGCTGATTTTATGGGAGTTGAGCCATTAAGTTTTGGTAAATCAATATTTGAGAAAAATGATGATTAG
- a CDS encoding type III pantothenate kinase, whose protein sequence is MLLVMDVGNSHMHIGVFEGEQIVSQIRYSTSSVDSTSDQMGVFLRQALRENSVDLNKIDGCAISSVVPHLNYSLGSAVIKYFDIKPFFISMDNTGLDMSAVEAHQVGADRIASCIGAVADHPNKDLLIIDLGTATTFDVVTKDRQYLSGSIMPGVKLSLNALCEGASQLSSVTIIKPEVTIGYDTKTNIRSGLYYGHLGALRELKNRSLGELKNKNVYTIATGGFANLFKDEGIFDEISPDLILRGIRIAFLENN, encoded by the coding sequence ATGCTACTAGTAATGGATGTAGGCAACTCTCATATGCATATTGGAGTTTTTGAAGGAGAACAGATAGTTAGCCAAATTAGATATTCAACTTCATCGGTTGATTCGACTTCAGATCAGATGGGAGTTTTTTTAAGACAAGCTTTGAGAGAAAATTCTGTAGATTTAAATAAAATAGATGGTTGTGCAATATCTTCTGTAGTGCCTCATCTTAACTATTCATTAGGGTCTGCAGTTATAAAATACTTTGATATTAAACCATTTTTTATTAGTATGGATAATACAGGTCTTGATATGTCAGCGGTTGAAGCACACCAAGTAGGAGCTGATCGGATTGCTAGTTGTATTGGAGCTGTAGCAGATCATCCAAATAAAGATCTTCTAATAATAGATTTAGGAACAGCAACTACTTTTGATGTTGTTACTAAAGACAGACAGTACTTGAGTGGTTCAATTATGCCTGGTGTCAAATTGTCATTAAATGCTTTATGCGAGGGAGCTTCTCAATTATCCTCTGTAACCATTATAAAACCAGAGGTTACTATTGGCTATGATACTAAGACTAATATTCGATCTGGACTATATTATGGTCACCTTGGAGCTTTAAGAGAGCTTAAGAATAGAAGTCTAGGAGAACTAAAAAATAAGAATGTGTATACTATAGCAACAGGTGGTTTTGCTAATTTGTTTAAAGATGAAGGGATATTTGATGAAATATCTCCTGATTTAATTTTACGCGGTATAAGAATTGCATTCTTAGAGAATAATTAA
- the polA gene encoding DNA polymerase I yields MQKIVLVDGSSYLFRAYHALPNLSNSQGEPTGAILGVINMLKKLPAIYNTEYVAVVFDPKGKNFRHEMYSEYKANRKAMDDELRVQIQPLHEIIKKMGFPLIVKDGVEADDVIGTLARELESQGYEIVISTGDKDMAQLVTEKVVLYDSMKNITADISGVLDRYQVRPDQIIDYLALMGDSSDNIPGVPKVGSKTAVKWLQQYENIDGVIKSSNEIKGKVGENLRNSIDLLRLSYQLATIKCDLDLSLSIEDLKCQKADTDYLASAFAKYEFNSLLRSLNVDTKSASAKVQLPKTIEVEYKTVLSDQELNGLVEVLRNSNIFSFDTETDSLNTYEANLVGLSFCAKEGEAYYIPVQHRYLGVPQQLELDMVLEKLKVIFADSKKAKIAHNFKFDEKVLSKYGVEIRGEIHDTMIMAYVLKSSGNHDMDSLSKEHLDISPIPYSEIAGTGRKKQTLDQIEIEVVAKYAAEDADITFRLFNHLNSFLDKEANLYNLYSQVEMPLTLILNNMEKIGVKIDADKLIEQSASLNKSIIRIQEECYELAGLEFNLSSPMQLREILFEKMDIPVIKKTAKGQASTSEEVLVQLAEEYGIAALIMKYRHLSKLKNTYTDKLPKTLDSDSRAHTSYNQTGTVTGRLSSSDPNLQNIPIKSPEGRKIRQAFVAEDGSCIVAADYSQIELRIMAHLSKDENLLKAFNNGLDIHSATAAEVLGIEISEVTNEQRRRAKAINFGLIYGMSAFGLAKQLEVARNEAQEYINVYFNRYPKVKEYMTKAKEFAKQSGYVETILGRRLYLPEISSRNVMQRNAAERAAINAPMQGTAADIIKKAMIKVNTMISQEYNGKIKMVMQVHDELVFEVEKNKVEEISAKIKEIMEDAIKLSVPLEVNVDTGDNWDQAH; encoded by the coding sequence ATGCAAAAAATAGTTCTAGTTGATGGCTCATCTTATTTATTTAGGGCCTACCATGCGTTACCAAATCTTTCTAATAGTCAGGGAGAGCCAACTGGTGCTATTCTTGGAGTGATTAATATGCTCAAGAAATTACCAGCTATATATAATACTGAATATGTTGCAGTAGTTTTTGATCCTAAAGGTAAAAATTTTCGTCATGAGATGTATTCTGAATATAAAGCCAATCGTAAAGCTATGGATGATGAGTTAAGAGTGCAAATACAGCCTCTTCATGAAATTATCAAAAAGATGGGTTTTCCTCTTATTGTAAAAGATGGTGTAGAAGCTGATGATGTCATTGGAACGTTAGCAAGAGAACTAGAATCACAAGGTTATGAGATTGTTATCTCTACAGGTGATAAAGATATGGCGCAGTTGGTTACTGAAAAAGTGGTTTTGTATGATTCTATGAAGAATATAACTGCAGATATATCTGGAGTCTTAGATAGATATCAGGTTCGACCAGATCAAATAATAGATTATTTAGCTCTTATGGGGGATTCTTCTGATAATATTCCGGGCGTGCCTAAAGTCGGTTCTAAAACAGCAGTTAAGTGGTTACAACAGTATGAGAATATTGATGGCGTAATAAAGAGCTCTAATGAAATAAAAGGAAAAGTTGGTGAGAATTTGCGAAACAGTATTGATCTTTTAAGATTATCATACCAGCTTGCAACAATAAAATGTGATCTTGATCTTAGCTTGAGTATAGAAGACCTTAAGTGCCAAAAAGCAGATACAGACTACCTCGCATCAGCTTTTGCAAAATATGAATTTAACTCACTACTGAGAAGTTTAAATGTAGACACTAAATCAGCATCAGCTAAAGTACAACTTCCTAAAACTATAGAGGTTGAATATAAGACTGTTTTATCGGATCAAGAACTCAATGGTTTGGTAGAAGTTTTAAGAAATAGTAATATTTTTTCCTTTGATACTGAGACGGACTCTTTAAATACTTATGAGGCTAATTTGGTAGGGCTATCTTTTTGTGCTAAAGAGGGTGAGGCATATTATATTCCTGTGCAGCATAGATATCTAGGTGTCCCACAACAGCTTGAACTAGACATGGTTTTAGAAAAATTAAAAGTAATATTTGCAGATTCTAAAAAAGCAAAGATTGCACATAATTTTAAATTTGATGAGAAGGTGCTATCGAAATACGGTGTGGAAATTAGGGGGGAGATTCATGATACTATGATTATGGCTTATGTGTTGAAAAGTAGTGGTAATCATGATATGGATAGTCTTTCTAAGGAGCATCTTGATATTTCACCGATCCCTTACAGTGAAATAGCTGGCACAGGTAGAAAAAAACAAACTTTGGACCAAATAGAGATTGAGGTGGTTGCCAAATATGCTGCTGAAGATGCCGATATTACTTTTAGACTTTTTAATCATCTGAATAGTTTTCTTGATAAAGAAGCAAATCTTTATAACTTATATTCTCAAGTTGAAATGCCTCTTACGCTTATCCTTAATAATATGGAGAAGATAGGTGTAAAAATTGATGCTGATAAATTAATAGAGCAAAGTGCTAGCCTTAATAAAAGTATTATTAGAATTCAAGAAGAATGTTATGAACTTGCAGGATTAGAGTTTAATTTATCATCTCCAATGCAGTTAAGAGAAATCCTTTTTGAAAAGATGGACATTCCGGTAATTAAGAAAACAGCAAAAGGTCAAGCCTCAACTTCTGAAGAAGTGTTGGTTCAACTAGCTGAAGAATATGGAATAGCTGCTTTAATTATGAAATATCGCCACCTGTCTAAGTTGAAAAATACTTATACTGACAAGCTTCCTAAAACGCTAGATAGTGATTCAAGAGCACATACTTCGTATAATCAAACAGGGACTGTTACAGGAAGACTATCATCTTCTGATCCAAACTTACAAAACATACCAATCAAAAGCCCTGAAGGACGTAAAATCAGACAAGCGTTTGTTGCCGAAGATGGAAGCTGTATAGTTGCTGCAGATTATTCTCAGATTGAACTTAGAATTATGGCACATCTATCAAAAGATGAAAACCTTCTTAAAGCTTTTAACAATGGCTTAGATATTCATAGTGCAACAGCTGCTGAGGTTTTGGGTATTGAGATTAGTGAGGTTACAAATGAGCAAAGAAGAAGAGCAAAAGCTATAAACTTTGGTCTTATCTATGGTATGAGCGCTTTTGGTCTGGCAAAACAGCTTGAGGTAGCTAGAAATGAGGCACAAGAGTACATAAATGTATACTTTAATCGCTATCCAAAGGTTAAAGAATATATGACAAAAGCTAAAGAGTTTGCTAAACAGAGTGGGTATGTTGAAACAATACTTGGTCGTAGACTATATTTGCCTGAAATTAGCTCAAGAAATGTGATGCAAAGAAATGCTGCTGAAAGAGCTGCAATTAATGCTCCAATGCAGGGAACGGCTGCAGATATTATAAAAAAAGCGATGATAAAGGTTAACACCATGATCTCTCAGGAGTATAATGGCAAGATTAAAATGGTAATGCAGGTCCATGATGAACTTGTTTTTGAAGTTGAAAAAAATAAAGTTGAAGAAATTTCTGCAAAAATAAAAGAAATAATGGAAGATGCGATTAAGCTTAGTGTACCCCTAGAAGTCAATGTTGATACTGGTGATAATTGGGATCAGGCACATTAA
- a CDS encoding MFS transporter produces MLSALLVLAPTFGTLYGNVMAKFSTWQTSYLIVAIVEISLLIYSQKILRQDAKLQKLISLSAIHHILLSHIKNKTFIISMFSLALCYCTYIQVILVNLGLMLQHKTSTIHISFYIVILLLAATYVVSTILVGKLSHILHKKRMPVIMLTIITIGVMLFSSSIPIIMLIGIYVITFGIGFLGPMFTSLGIISISTGYGTASAMITFSNALTASLFTFVESKLTLTPHSFIRTFDV; encoded by the coding sequence ATATTATCAGCATTACTAGTTTTAGCTCCAACTTTTGGAACACTATATGGAAACGTAATGGCGAAATTTTCTACCTGGCAAACAAGCTACCTTATCGTAGCTATTGTTGAAATTTCACTCTTAATATATAGTCAAAAAATACTTCGCCAAGATGCTAAGCTTCAAAAGCTTATCAGTTTATCTGCAATACATCATATTTTGTTATCTCATATTAAAAATAAAACTTTTATTATCTCAATGTTTAGCTTAGCTCTCTGTTACTGTACATACATCCAGGTAATACTAGTTAATTTAGGACTAATGCTACAACACAAAACTTCAACTATACATATCTCTTTCTATATAGTTATCTTATTATTAGCTGCAACCTATGTGGTCTCAACAATTTTGGTTGGTAAGCTATCCCATATTCTTCATAAAAAAAGAATGCCTGTAATTATGTTAACAATCATTACTATCGGAGTAATGTTATTTAGTTCTAGTATACCAATAATCATGTTGATAGGTATTTATGTCATAACATTTGGTATTGGATTTTTAGGTCCAATGTTCACTTCTTTAGGTATAATTTCTATTTCGACAGGTTATGGTACCGCTTCTGCAATGATAACTTTTTCTAATGCCTTAACAGCATCATTATTTACATTTGTTGAGTCAAAACTAACTCTTACACCACATAGTTTCATTAGGACTTTTGATGTGTAG
- the lpxK gene encoding tetraacyldisaccharide 4'-kinase codes for MIDRFWYQRNPNLLSYILKPISSIFSKIATNRKLKQQQTQYKSKIPVVIVGNISVGGTGKTPVVRRLIQEYLTEDKHPVIISRGYGAKAESYPFEVSSDTPADKCGDEPAMLYDALSGQVPIVISPQRVDSVKYIEEKYPSTDVIVSDDGLQHYKLARDKEIVVVDAGRMFGNQLCIPAGPLREPVDRLKSVDEIIVIGNCSEEDKSYLRNYNQNITFAKIAATEFVNIVSDERVYKDQFLNKKVVAVAGIGNPTKFFQTLVDNRVDIVDKKIFKDHYKFEQKDFANIKDNQAVVMTYKDAIKCKSFARDNWWYLDIELLL; via the coding sequence ATGATAGACAGATTCTGGTACCAGCGAAATCCAAATTTGTTGAGCTATATTCTAAAACCTATTTCTAGTATTTTTTCAAAAATTGCTACTAATCGCAAACTAAAACAGCAACAGACACAATATAAATCAAAGATACCTGTTGTTATCGTTGGTAATATATCTGTTGGTGGTACAGGAAAGACTCCTGTAGTTAGAAGGTTAATTCAAGAATATCTAACTGAAGATAAGCATCCTGTAATTATCAGCCGTGGCTACGGTGCAAAAGCTGAAAGCTATCCGTTTGAGGTTAGTTCAGATACTCCGGCTGATAAGTGTGGTGATGAGCCAGCGATGTTGTATGATGCTTTAAGTGGCCAAGTGCCAATAGTTATATCACCTCAAAGAGTTGATTCTGTAAAATATATTGAAGAAAAATATCCAAGTACTGATGTTATAGTTAGTGATGATGGTTTACAGCACTATAAGCTTGCTAGAGATAAAGAAATAGTAGTTGTGGATGCCGGTAGAATGTTTGGTAATCAATTATGCATTCCTGCTGGACCCTTAAGAGAGCCTGTTGATAGATTGAAATCAGTTGATGAAATTATTGTTATTGGTAATTGTTCTGAAGAAGATAAAAGCTACTTAAGAAATTATAATCAAAATATTACTTTTGCTAAGATTGCTGCAACTGAGTTTGTGAATATTGTCTCAGACGAAAGAGTATATAAAGATCAATTTTTGAATAAAAAAGTTGTTGCTGTGGCGGGTATCGGTAATCCAACTAAATTTTTTCAAACTTTAGTAGATAATAGAGTAGATATCGTTGATAAAAAAATATTCAAAGATCACTATAAGTTTGAGCAAAAGGATTTTGCTAATATTAAAGATAACCAAGCAGTCGTTATGACATATAAAGATGCTATCAAATGTAAATCTTTTGCCAGAGATAATTGGTGGTATCTAGATATAGAGTTATTATTGTAG
- the msbA gene encoding lipid A export permease/ATP-binding protein MsbA, with product MANMIDKLDLKSQGPGSLSGEMSSKEKVTTLYKRLLGQVKHLWHFLVLAAIGSIFFSAADASMIYLINPILNYGFGAGGDVTKQSASILMLMGVGMVGLLTMRSIGSFLSSYFIGSLGQKVVYKFRKDIYKRFMNLPATFFDKHSSGQIISRLLYNVDQVTEATSTAIITVVQDGTFVIGLVIVMVISSWQLSLFLILVGPFLGVFISLINKKFRSLSRNTQSSMGNVTHTAEETLRNYKEIRIFGAQDKQQNKFFKSLDYTYSQQIRTIALDSLTSPIIQIIASLVLALSLFTIAIFGTNEGGGSSWLTAGSFASFFAAAAAILKPIKNLTKVNVVIQKAVAATEDIFYILDYPAEEETGKKELKNISGDVSIKDVSFAFSTLNVLNGVSVDINAGETVAFVGKSGSGKTTLTSIISRFYTQHNGQIVLDGVDTRELSLENLRSHLSMVSQNVHLFDDTVYNNIAFGLSKEVSEEEVIDVLKRANAYDFVQELPEGMHTNIGNNGSKLSGGQRQRISIARALLKNAPILIFDEATSALDNESERVVQQELESLTKSCTTLVIAHRLSTVESADKIVVMDGGRIVESGKHEELLEQGGLYTRLYKSGLE from the coding sequence ATGGCAAATATGATTGATAAATTAGACCTTAAATCACAAGGCCCAGGGTCTCTTAGTGGTGAAATGTCAAGTAAAGAAAAGGTAACAACTCTTTATAAAAGGCTATTAGGCCAAGTTAAACACTTATGGCATTTCTTGGTTTTAGCTGCTATAGGTAGTATATTTTTCTCAGCAGCTGATGCTTCGATGATATACCTTATAAATCCTATACTAAACTATGGTTTTGGTGCTGGTGGAGATGTCACCAAGCAAAGTGCTAGTATCTTGATGTTGATGGGTGTTGGTATGGTTGGGCTATTAACAATGAGATCTATAGGGTCTTTTCTGTCTAGCTACTTTATAGGCTCGCTAGGACAAAAAGTTGTATATAAGTTTAGAAAAGACATCTATAAACGATTTATGAATCTACCAGCGACTTTTTTTGATAAGCATTCTTCAGGTCAAATTATTTCAAGGCTTTTATACAATGTTGATCAGGTTACTGAAGCTACATCAACGGCTATTATAACAGTAGTTCAAGATGGTACTTTTGTAATAGGTCTTGTGATAGTGATGGTTATATCAAGTTGGCAGCTATCTTTATTTTTGATATTAGTTGGTCCATTTTTAGGTGTATTTATATCTCTGATAAACAAGAAATTCAGATCATTAAGTAGAAATACTCAGTCATCCATGGGTAATGTTACCCATACTGCGGAAGAAACTCTTAGAAACTATAAAGAAATAAGAATATTTGGTGCACAAGATAAACAACAAAATAAGTTTTTTAAAAGTCTTGACTATACCTATTCTCAACAGATAAGAACAATTGCTTTAGATTCTTTAACATCACCTATTATTCAGATTATAGCATCTCTTGTTTTGGCACTTTCGTTATTTACAATTGCTATTTTTGGTACTAATGAAGGTGGAGGATCATCTTGGTTAACAGCTGGCTCCTTTGCATCTTTCTTTGCAGCAGCAGCAGCTATTTTGAAACCAATAAAGAATCTTACCAAGGTAAATGTGGTTATTCAGAAAGCTGTGGCAGCAACTGAGGATATCTTTTATATTCTTGATTATCCAGCAGAAGAAGAAACTGGTAAAAAAGAGCTTAAGAATATATCTGGTGATGTAAGCATTAAAGATGTAAGTTTTGCCTTTAGTACACTTAATGTTTTAAATGGCGTAAGTGTTGATATCAATGCTGGTGAAACAGTGGCATTCGTTGGTAAGTCAGGTAGCGGGAAAACTACACTTACAAGTATTATTTCAAGATTTTATACCCAGCATAATGGGCAGATAGTTCTTGATGGTGTAGACACTCGTGAACTATCATTAGAGAATTTAAGATCTCATTTATCGATGGTTTCACAAAATGTTCATCTATTTGATGACACTGTTTATAATAATATTGCTTTTGGTTTATCAAAAGAAGTCTCAGAAGAGGAAGTTATAGATGTTCTTAAAAGAGCAAATGCTTATGATTTTGTCCAAGAATTGCCAGAAGGTATGCATACAAATATAGGGAATAATGGCTCTAAACTATCTGGGGGCCAAAGACAGAGAATTTCAATAGCTAGGGCATTATTAAAAAATGCGCCCATACTAATATTTGATGAGGCTACTAGTGCGCTAGATAATGAGTCAGAAAGAGTTGTTCAGCAAGAGCTTGAGAGCCTAACTAAATCATGTACAACTTTGGTCATTGCACATAGATTAAGTACAGTTGAAAGTGCTGACAAGATTGTTGTTATGGATGGTGGGAGAATTGTTGAAAGTGGTAAACATGAAGAGCTTCTGGAACAAGGAGGTCTTTATACTAGATTATATAAATCTGGACTTGAGTAG